The Ignavibacteriota bacterium genome contains the following window.
GACCGCTCAGCAGCTTATGCCGCAAGATATTTAGCAAAAAATATCGTTGCCGCCGGACTTGCCAAAGAGTGTACTATTCAGCTTTCTTATGCTATTGGAATAGCCCAGCCGGTTTCAATACTTGTAAATACACATGGTTCATCACAATTCAGTGACAGATTGCTTGATAAATTTATACTTGAAAATATTGATTTATCACCGGCGGGAATCATCGAGAGATTCAATTTAAGAAGACCAATTTTCAGAGCTACTGCTGCCTACGGACATTTTGGAAGAAATGAATTTCCATGGGAAGCTACTGATATTGTTGATTTATTTAAGAAAAATTTTGCATGATTAATCGGGGAAGTAAATTTTGATGCAAAAAAATATAACAGTAGCTTACGGCAATGGTATCGGACCTGAAATTATGAATGCCACCCTTAGTATTTTAGATGCAGCCGGCTGTAATTTCAAATATGATGTAATTGAGATTGGAGAGAATGTTTATCTTAGTGGCATAAAATCAGGTATTGCTCCTGAATCCTGGGATATATTACGCCGTAATAAAGTATTCCTTAAATCCCCAATAACTACTCCACAAGGTTCAGGTTATAAAAGTCTGAATGTTACAATTCGTAAATCAATGGGGTTATTTGCAAGCGTCAGACCCACTGTGGCTTATACTAATGTCATTCATTCACATTTTCCAAATATGGATTTAATAGTTGTTCGTGAAAATGAGGAAGATTTATATGCAGGCATCGAACATCAGCAGACAGGCGAAGTTATTCAATGTTTAAAACTTGTATCAAAACCCGGAACTGAAAAGATTATCCGTTATGCTTTTGAATATGCACGCTCTATGGGTAGAAAGAAAGTTACCTGTATGACAAAAGATAATATTATGAAGCATACAGATGGTCTTTTTCATAAAATGTTTCTTGAAATTGCTAAAGAATACCCGGAGTTTGAAACCAATCATTTAATAATTGATATTGGTTCAGCTCGTATAGCAGATTATCCTGAAAATTTCGATGTCATTGTAACACTTAATCTTTATGGGGATATTATTTCCGATATTGCAGCGGAAGTTGCGGGATCCGTAGGACTTGCCGGTTCATCAAATATCGGGGATTCTTTTGCAATGTTTGAAGCAATTCATGGCTCGGCACCAGATATAGCAGGCAAAGGTATTGCAAACCCAAGTGGACTTATTAATGGTGCCGTGATGATGCTTATGCACCTTGGAATGCCTGATAAAGCAGAGCTCGTTCAGAATGCACTCCTGAAAACTCTCGAAGATGGTTATCACACTCCGGATATTTATAAGGAAGCTACTTCAAGAGTTAGAGTTGGTACTGACGAATTTGCTGATGAGATTATCAAAAGACTTGGTAAAAAGCCAATTATATTAAAAGAAGTTAAATTTAATCATGACTTCAAACCAATTCATGTAAAACCTTCTCCTTATATAAAACCGGACAAAGAACTTGACGGGATTGATGTGTTTCTTGATTGGACTGGTGATGAGCGAAATCCAAATACACTTGGTGATTCTCTTGAAAAAGCTATTGAGAATACGGGATTTAAGCTCAAAATGATAACCAACCGAGGCGTAAAGGTATATCCTGACGGTTTCCCGGAAACTTTCTGTACAGACCACTGGAGATGTCGTTTCAAAAGAAATAACGATGACTTAAAAATTTCAAATAATGATTTACTTGATTTGCAGAAATCAATTGCAAATGCGGGTTTTGATATTATCAAAACTGAAAATTTATATTTAATAAATGGTGAGAGAGCTTATTCTCTCGGTCAAGGCGAATAAATTTTAAAATTATAATTAAAAAGGACTAATATTATGTCAAATATACCCCCAAAAAAAGCAACCGGAAATTTCTCAGAAGTACTGGGAAAATATTGCGTAAGAGATATTTCTCTTGCAGAAGAAGGAAGATTACTCATTGAATGGGCTGAAACTAAAATGCCTGTTTTAATGGGATTGAAGCAAAAATACAGCGAAACTAAGCCTTTCGCAGGTTACAAAATTGCTGGTTGTCTTCACGTAACTAAGGAAACTGCAGTCCTTATCAAAACACTTCAAGCTGCAGGTGCTGAAGTGCTTTGGTCAGGTTGTAATCCTCTATCAACAAATGATGCAGTTGCTGCTGCTCTTGCTGAAGAAGGCGTACAAATTTACGCATGGTATGGAAATGGTGAAGATTTCTACTGGTGTATTGAGCGTACAATTGACGCTAAACCACATCTTACTCTTGATGACGGTTGCGACCTTATTGATACAGTTCACGAAAAATACAAAGAACTTGCTACTTCTCATATTATCGGTGGCTCTGAAGAAACTACTACAGGTGTTCACAGACTTCGCTCACGTGAGGCAGCCGGTCAACTTCTCTATCCCGTTTATGCAGTAAATGATGCAGAAACAAAATGGGATTTTGATAATGTTTATGGAACAGGTCAATCTACATTAGATGGTATTATCAGAGCTACTTCAGTATTGCTTGCAGGTAAGAATTTTGTAGTTGCAGGTCACGGTCACTGCGGTTCAGGTGTTGCAAAACGTGCTAAAGGGATGGGTTCTAATACCATTATTACAGAGGTGAAAGCTACAGCCGCTTTAAAAGGTACTCTTGAAGGTCATGAAGTCATGACAATGGATGAAGCAGCTAAAGTTGGTGATATCTTCTGTACTGCAACAGGTGTAAAAGATGTTATCCGTAAATGGCATTTTGAATCTATGAAAGATGGGGCTATTATTTGTAACACAGGTCATTATGATGCTGAAATCAATATTCCTGAATTAGAAGAAGTTTCGGTAAGCAAGAGAACAATTCGTCCAAATTGCGAAGAATATACTCTGAAAAATGGTAAGAAGATTTTCTTACTTGCTCAGGGAAGATTGATTAATCTTGCAGCAGCTGAAGGACATCCATCAGAAGTAATGGATATGTCATTTGCCAATCAGTTTATGGCTCACGTTTCACTTATCGAACGTCATAAAGCAGGCGAAAAAATGCCAATCGCAGTTATGGAAATTCCTGTTGAGCAGGATGAATTTGTTGCTCATACAAAACTTACAATGTCAAATCTTAAGATTGACACTTTAACTCCGGAGCAACTTGCTTACATCAACGATTATAATGCCGGAACCTGATTAAATCTGTCAGTTTGTTTTTTAAATCTCCCTTGCCCATTTATTAGGTAAGGGATTTTTTTTTCAAGAATATTCAATTTTTCATTTTAGCAATATTATTTTTTACTCAACTGAAACAAACATTATAAAATTGTGTCTATGCAATTGAAAAAGATATGAAAAATTTTAATAAATATAGCGACAACGATTTAATTCAAATAACGGCAAATTCCGGTGAGCCGGAAAAATCTGCGGCTTTTTCTGAATTGTATAATCGCTATGCAAATAATATTTATCTGTATTGCAGGAAAATTTTCGGTGATGGCACTTTTGCAGAGGATATTTTTCAGGATACTTTTTTACAACTACTTAAATGTATTGAAAATAAAATATATATTGGAAATGTGCAGGGGTATTTACTTAAAACAGCACGCAATTTATCACTGAATTTCAGGCGTAACCAAAGAGCTGAAATGGTAGAATTTGATGATTTCAGAGCAAATATTGACGATAACAGCTACGAACTTAAAGAACTTTCCGAAATGATTGATTCTGCTCTGGAGTTACTGCCTGAAGAGCATAAAGAAGCATTTATACTTCAATCTTATCAGGGACTTAGCTATAGTGAAATTGCAACACTAACCGACGTACCGCTTTCAACTGTCCGCAACAGAATTGTAAGGGCAAAAGCAAAATTAAGAGAAATTCTGGCTCCAATGATTAAGGAGGAAAAATTATGAAAAATTATGATACATACAGCGAGTTGATTTATCTTGTAATTGATGGGGAAGCAAGTGATGCTGAAAGAACTGCTTTCTATTCAGCACTTACCAAAAGCACCGAATTACAAAATGAATTTCAAACTGCTATGAAGTTTAACAGAGCGGCTGAGAGTTATCCGAAAAAATCAACTGTTCCGGTGGCAGTTACTGATAAATTATTCAGCAAAGCCGGCTTGACATATATCCCCAAAGATGCGGCTATAGGTGCTGCAGCCGTTACAAAAGGAGCAATTGTAAAAAGTGGTATCTTTAGTAATGTTATGAGCAACTCAATCAGTAAAATTGGCTTTGCTGTTATTGGAATGATCCTTGGTGCCGGAATAATGTATTTACTGAATGATAATTCCGAAATTATCGCTGCCGGAAGTCAGCCCAATAATATTGACAACAGATTTATCAAATTCGCAGAACCTGAAAAAGCAATTCCAATAATGAGTGCAAATAATGTTGATGAAATTTCATTTACTAAAAGCATCAAACGTAACAAAATTGCATCTAATAATTCAGGAAAAATTCTAACAGAGGATGTTGGAATGGAAGATGAAAAATTTGAGAATATTCCTCATCTTAAAGATATATCAGAGATATCAAATATTTCAAATAGTAATGAATATTTTCACAATTTGAGTAAATCTAATATTAATTACGAGAGATTTAATAAGATGATTTATGAAAATAACATCCTGAATAAAAACAACATATTTACATTCTTTGATAATCTGGAAATCTCTTTGGAAAATTCAATTCCGTGGTTTGTTCCTGAAGCATCAGTATCACCAAAATCTTATAATAAATTCAACAATTTGGGCTTAAGAGTGTTATTTAAGGCAAATGATTATTTCAGGACCGGAATTTCAATAAATCAGTCCACATTTTTTGCAGAGTTTATTCAAAGTGAAATGGATGGGAATATTTACAATTATCGAATTCAGCCAAATTTAACAACGGTTTCAAGTGAAATTTTAATTAATTTGATAAATTCGGAAGTGTTGGTGCCGTATATTCAGCTTAGTGTGGGAGCTAATCAGGCAGGGATTGTTTTAAGTCCGGCAATGGGTATTGAGTACAATGTTGTAAATTCTTTATCAATTTATTTCAGTGGTACAATGGATTATTTTAGATTTATACAAAACGACAACTGGTTCGATACTCAAAAATTCAGACTGAATTACGGTATAAATCTCAAATTTTAATTAGGAGAAATTGCTATGAAATTACTTTTGAAAAGTATATTGCTTTTAATGATAATAATTATTTTCAGTTCTTGCAAAGATATACTTTCTACAGAACCGAGATATGATAAAAAAATCATAACTGAAAATCTATCACCTGCTGATTCACTCAAACTTCTGACCTTACCCGATGTGGACTTAGGAATTATTAGAGTAAAAGCTATGATTTCAAGGAATATCATTATTGCCAATAATTCTGATTTACACGATATAGAAATATATTCAATTGATAATGATAATAAAACGGGAATATTTACTTACGGTTTTCCTGAAGGAATGCCATTTGTTATTAAGTCGTCTTCAAGTACTGAACTTTTCCCTGCAATCGAAGTAACATTCATTGCTGACCCAATTGTACCGGGAATTTTCTATGACACATTATACATAAATCAAAACGAAGAAATGTTTATTCCAATAAGAGTGCAAACAAGATTTTAATAATAAAAAGGAGTTCTAAAATGAAAAAGTTCACATTGTATTTAGTTGCTTTCTTTGCGATTTCCTCACCGCTTTTAGCGCAAAAGTTTAATCATCCCGAACTACAGTCGGATACATTAAGAACATTTGAAAGTAAAAAGAATACTGTCAGCAATATTCAATTCGGTGCAACAAATTATGGGATAAGTAATTGTTATTTCAATTTCCCTGAATTACGGGGTGTAATTTGGCCCAGAAATAGTGATATTACTTATTCTTTTGGAAGCGGGTTGTGGATTGGCGCTAGTAAATATCATCCTGATTCAAATAAAACAAGAAACATGGTTCTAATAACATATAACCCGAACTCAGGGAAAAGTTGGGCTGTGCCAGGGAGAATAGAAGACGGAAATGAAGTCAAATATGATTTGAAGAAGAAATACAGGACATTTTTAAGTACAGAATACAACACATACACAGGCGAGCCTTTTGATAGTGATTACGAATATAATTGGTCTCACTGGATTTCAAACGGAGAGAAAAAGTACAGTCATGGAGTATTTTTAAATGAATACGAACACGAAAATTCAAAGCGAAACCGCGATAATTATCTTAATGGTCCTTTAATTGTATCCGATGAAGATATTGTAACTACCTTCAAGGATACAGACTTAAACTTTTATGAGGGTGGCTCAGCAAACAGACTGGCACAAGGTTATCCCTTGAGTTTACAAATGGAATCATCCATTTATTCTTGGAGCGATGATTTAATGAAAGATGTGATAATTCAAAGATATGTAATTGAAAATAAGTCCAATGACACACTTAAAGACTGTTGGATTGGGAATTATAATGGTGTTGGGATTGGACTTATTTCAAAGTTTGATAACAAAGAATGGGGGACAAAAGATAGATTGATTTACTACGAAGAAGATAAAACATTGAATCTTTTTGTTGCTTGGTCAGAAAATTCTGAGGTCATAAATGGTAAAGGATTTGGTTACTTTGGTGTATCCTTGCTTGAAACTCCGGCAGTTGATAGCGATGGCTTTTTGAGAAATGACAAGCTAATATATCAAATGGATGAACAGATTGGATTAAAGTCATTGTATAATTGGCACATCAAGAATGATCCAAGATACGATGAACAAAGATATGACATATTAACATCAAACCAAATTTACAAGTCAGATGATTATCTTGATGGTGGAAGAGTTATGACATCTACCGGTCCATTTCACTTTCGTCCGGGAGAAAAGGCATACTTTACTGTATTGATAGCATTTGCACTTCCTGCTAAAGGAGGCGAAGCTGACGGTACAAAAGAAGATATTGCAGGTATCGGCGGCAAAATCAACAAGGGCGATAATCCAATTAAACAAAGCAACGAATTATCACTTATTGATAAAATCAAATTTGCAAGAGATAAATATTATAATGGCTTAGTTACAAAAATATTGGAATCTGAAGTTCGCAGAAATTCAGAATTGAGTGTCTATCCCAACCCCGCTACAGATTTCATTACAATTCAATTAAGCAAAAAAGGGCTTCAGCCCTTTGCAGCGACTGGTAAAGTGCAAATATTTGATGCGTTGGGTTTGGAAGTCATATCCACCCCGTCAGCTGCGCTGACACCCACGGGTGAGGGGAATTTAAGAATTGATGTTTCGCATTTACCAGCAGGAGTTTATTTCATACGTGTTGGTAATAAGGTAGGCAAATTTGTGAAGAAGTAAATCTGTTGAATGTTAAATGTTATTGAGTTGAATGTTTAATCCGTCTTCGCAACAAAGGGCTTCAGCACTTTGCAATAAGATTAAGTAGCCAAAACAGATGGACTACACCTCGGAGGTGGAGTCCATCTTGCTTTTTATTAATCCCAGAAATCCTTTAATCCGAATAATCTCTGATTCAGAAAATGTTGAAAAACTATAATTTTAAATATTGAAAATAATTTGTGACTTTTTATTCCTAATTTACGTTAATTATTTATGAAAGTTGTACTTTTATAAAAATTATGAATACTGAATAACAAAAATATAGCGATAATGATTTAATTAAAATTATCAGAAGTGGTGAAGGTTACTCAGTTGACTATTCCTTCAACACTCTTTATGAAAGGTATTCTGCTAAGTTGAATTTATTTTGTGTATTCAAATCAAAAAATCCACTTGATGCTGAGGAAATTTTCGAAGATACCTGGCTCAAGTTTCTTGATAGAATCAGGCAAGGAAAAATACCTGAATCAGTTCTGTCATATTTATTTGCAATTGCAAGAAATCTTGCGATAGACAGGTATCGTGCTGAAATTTCAAAGAAAACAATTACAATTGAGTATCGGGATTATTTGAATTTTGAAGACGACTATAGTCAATTATCAACTGAAAATTTGGTTGATGCTGATGAACTTAAGGAGGTTATTATGGGCGTTCTTTCAAATATGGACGACATTTACAGCGAAGTTTTTATTATGCAGTGGTTTGGCGGGTTAACTCAAAGGGAAATTTCCGAAACACTGAATATTGGTTTGTCAGCAGTAAAGATGCGAAGTCATCGTGCCATGAAAGAAGTTATTAAATATGTTAAGCCAATTTATAAGAATTATGATGAGTAGTTCGGAGGATATGAAAATGGAAAATATTGATAGATTTACCAAATATTATTCCGGGGAAATGAATCAAATTGAAGAGGAATTATTTTTTTCTGAATTAGCTTTAGATAATTCAGTCAGAGATGAATTTAAAACTTTTTATATGATAAATAGTTCCTTATCATCAATTGTCAGTTCCTATAAACCAAGTGAAGAAAGTAAAGCCAAGCTTTTCAGCAAAGCCGGATTGGTTTATTCACCGGCTGCCATAACGGTAGCGGCTCTGACTGCAACAAAAGGCACAATAATCAGTCAGATTGCGACTTATACAATGGGCAAACTCGGTTTAATTTTGTTTGGTTTAATTATCGGCGCCGGACTGATGTATCTGCTAAATTCTCAACCTGAAAATATTGCTTTAAATAATCAACCGGCTAATAATGAGGAAAGAATCATTCAAATCTTAGATTCTGAAAAAGCAATTCCAATAATGAGTGCAAATAATGTTGATGAAATTTCATTTACTAAAAGTATCAAACGTAACAAAATTGCATCTAATAATTCAGGAAAAATTCTAACTGAGGATGTTGGAATGGAGGAGAAAGAAGAACTTCACACCCATAATATACAAATTAAAAAGTGTCAAATACCTGATGTTCATAATTTTGAAGGAAATATAATTCCAGAATATAAATTAAATTCTGAAATTAAAAATACAGAGTATTATCAAAAAATTTCAACAGATTTTAAAGAATTAGGTTTATCAGTTGAAACAAGATACTCTACATACTGGAATATGGTAAATGAAAATGTTCAGCCAAGTGAATTTTCGATTTTTAATAATATTGATATATTTGTTTATAAAGAAGTCTTGCAAAATTTGCTTCTGGGTGCAGGTGTGCGTCAGGAAACGTTTTATGCTAAATATAACTCTTTCGAGAATGGACGGGATTTTATATATGAGCAACAACCAAATCTTACAAATTTTGAGTTAGCAATTCGGTATTTCCCATATAATATTGAATTTTTCAAACCGCTTATTCAACTGAACTTAGGCGGTGGTAACTATGGATTCACATATCGTGGAGCAATTGGAAGTGAAATTAATCTGATAGACAAATTTTCAATATTATTAACTATTGATTATGCCACATTCAATTTTTTTCATAAAGACATAAAGAACAATTCGGGTAAAGTTGGAATTAATTACGGAATAAATTATAAATTTTAAATAAATTTGGAGAGAACAATGAATACTAAAATCATTTTATCATTAGCATTGCTTTTGCTATTTTTGACATCCTGTGAAGACATTGTCAATTCAGAAAAGAACATTAAGAAAACTGGATACTTGTATAATAAGGTTCTTAATAATCAGGAAAAAAACGTATTAATGCCATTGAAAGTTGGTAATATGTGGCTATATGAAGTCAAACAATTTGACTCATCCGGTACAATGATTAACGAATATATTGACTCAATCGAAGTCTTAGAGAAAATCAACTTCAGAGGCGAAACATGGTTTAGAGTCAGAATGATAGATATGGGTTCTACTTGGAATTCAATTCTGACTAATACAGATAAGGGGCTATATCGTGCAGACGAGAACACCACACTTGATTGTAGATTTATAGTAGCTCAATATCCTGAGAATCGAAGTCAAATTATTGCCCTTCATGAAGAAAATGTGATGATTATGTATTTTGACGGTCAGAAAGATGTTATTGATACAGTTACAACTCAATATTTAATTGAATTAAATGCAAATTATACTGCTTCTTTTAAATCTGCAAATTATCCTGCACGGGAGTATTCTACTTACTGGAGGGCATTAGAGTTGGTTGATAGTAAAACTTTGCATAAAGTTGATGTTTTTGTTCCAAACATAGGTCTTTTTGAGCATAAACGCTACCGCTTTGCCGGAGGCAGAAGGTATGTTGAAACCCACTATAAATTAGTAGCAACTAATTTAATAAAATAAATAAATTTGGAGAAACATTATGAAATCGAAAGTTATATTAATGCTAATCACAGTGCTTGTTATTATAACAGCTTGCGATGATATTGTCAATTCCGACAGTAACATCAAGAAAACGTCGCTTGATTATAGTAAGGTACTTGATAATCAGGAAACAGGTGTCATAATGCCACTGAAGGTGGGTTATAAGTGGCTGTATTCAGTTGATAAAGTAAATGAAGAAAATGTCGCAATTAGTAATCGTATTGATTCTATTGTCGTTCTGCGTGAAGTAATGTTGGAAAATGAAAAATGGTTTGAAGTATATTTCCCAATGTTTTCAAGAGATTACAATGTCCTGATGACCAATACCGAAAAAGGTTTGATGATTCATTGCGAGCAATGCTTGGAAAAGAAATTTCTTTGGGCAGAATATCCACAAAATGGCAGTCTTTTCTATAGCGGAAGGAAATTAATTCAGTTGAAAGATTCCCAAGGAAATGTAATTGGTCAAGATTATGTACCATTAGGCAAAGAGTCGCAGAGTTCCGGTGTTAGTTTACAAAATGGAAAAAGCTTTTCAACGGTAAATTATGTCTGTTATGCAATCAATCAAAACAAAATGCAAAAAGAAGTTTTCCTTGGAGATGAGCATTTCTCTCCGGATTTTGGTTTAGTTGCCGGATTTACTAAAGCGTTAGATGGAATGCTTGGAGAGCAGTATGAGTATTTAGAGTTTTCTAATATTAGCGAAGTAAATCAATGTATTTATGAAGAAACCATCAACCTTGGCGACATACAAATTGGAAAGGTTCATTCATTCACAAAAGAAATAACAAATACCACTGACAAAACTTATAGTTTGAAAGGAATAGCAATAATACCGGCTACTGAAATTATCAGCTTCGGAAAAATTACACCTACAATGCACGACTGGCTTAACTTCCCAATCAGACAAAATCAAAAGCTTTCTATTGAAATTAAAGTTACACCAGACAAATTAGGAGATTTCTCTACATCAGTAATGATATTTCATTCAGAAATGCATAATTGTTTTTATAGAATTTATATTAACGGTACTTGTGTAGAGTAGGAAATTAGATATAATCTGTATCGCAGATTTAGTCAAGCCAGATGGACTCCACTTACAAAGTGGAGTCCATCTGAAAATCAAATATTTTATTTAGTAATTATATAATTGGAGAAAAAATGAAAACCAAAATTTTATTGCTTTGTTTATTTGTTATGATTTATAGCGAAAGTTCTTCCCAGCTTATAAAATGGGATACGTTAACAACCGACTTTGATTATTTCAACAGACAACATTTCCATACTATAAATGAAACAAGAGAATACATATATTCTTTCAATTTAGGTTCCATCGTTAATAATCTATTAGTTATTTCAGAGTATGATATTTACAAAAAAGATTTCTCAGAACAAATCTCATTCAAATTAGATCAGATGTATAATCCAAATGAATACCGTCCTAATGATTGCATTATGACTGAAAACAACATTATTTATGTAGTTGCTGATTCAGGATATATTTTTCAAAAAAATATTTTTAACAAAGAATGGACTTCAAGAAAAATTATTGAAGAAAGTGCTTTGATTTACAATATTGCTTTCAAGGATTCTTTATTTGGTATTATTTCAAATTATCCGGATTATGAAAACCTGATACCTGAGCTGCATTATACTGAAGATGGAGGAAATAATTGGTCAAAATTTGAAAATCAAATTGAGAACGAAAAGCCATTTTTAATTACAAGTTTTAGATTTTTTCAGGATACAATGATTGTAATTACTTATGAACCGGAAACAAAAAATCGAAAGATATATTTCAGTTTTAACTCGGGATATAATTGGGATTATATCAATGAATTCCCAAAATTTAGTTCATTAGAAAGACATAATAGTATTTATTTCAAAAATGGAAAGTTATGGGTTGCTTCGATAAGGTCAGAGGAATTTGTTTTTTCTGATAATTTTGGTCTAACATGGACGAAAGTAAATGAAGTTAATTCTAATGAAGGGATTCGGGGTATCAGGAATATAACTTTTAAAGATAATTTAAATGAAGGTTTTGCACTAAATCCATACGGTGTTTATTATACTACAGATGGTTTAAACTGGGAATTTGACAGAAATCATGAAGATAAGCAACTAGAAAAATTGAACTTAACGCAATTCAATTACAAAGATGAAATTTATCTTATACAAGATAGCGCTGCATTAAAATATGATGGTCTGATTACTTCAATTAAACAAAATGATGTTTCAAAAATTGGAGGCATGAGCGTTCATCCCAACCCCGCTACAGATTTCATCACAATTCAATTAAGCAACAAAGAGCTTCAGCCCTTTGCAGCAGAAGAAAAAGTGCAGATATTTGATGCGTTGGGTTTGGAAGTCATATCCACCCCGTCAGCTGCGCTGACACCCACGGGTGAGGGGAAT
Protein-coding sequences here:
- a CDS encoding NADP-dependent isocitrate dehydrogenase gives rise to the protein MLMQKNITVAYGNGIGPEIMNATLSILDAAGCNFKYDVIEIGENVYLSGIKSGIAPESWDILRRNKVFLKSPITTPQGSGYKSLNVTIRKSMGLFASVRPTVAYTNVIHSHFPNMDLIVVRENEEDLYAGIEHQQTGEVIQCLKLVSKPGTEKIIRYAFEYARSMGRKKVTCMTKDNIMKHTDGLFHKMFLEIAKEYPEFETNHLIIDIGSARIADYPENFDVIVTLNLYGDIISDIAAEVAGSVGLAGSSNIGDSFAMFEAIHGSAPDIAGKGIANPSGLINGAVMMLMHLGMPDKAELVQNALLKTLEDGYHTPDIYKEATSRVRVGTDEFADEIIKRLGKKPIILKEVKFNHDFKPIHVKPSPYIKPDKELDGIDVFLDWTGDERNPNTLGDSLEKAIENTGFKLKMITNRGVKVYPDGFPETFCTDHWRCRFKRNNDDLKISNNDLLDLQKSIANAGFDIIKTENLYLINGERAYSLGQGE
- a CDS encoding adenosylhomocysteinase, with the protein product MSNIPPKKATGNFSEVLGKYCVRDISLAEEGRLLIEWAETKMPVLMGLKQKYSETKPFAGYKIAGCLHVTKETAVLIKTLQAAGAEVLWSGCNPLSTNDAVAAALAEEGVQIYAWYGNGEDFYWCIERTIDAKPHLTLDDGCDLIDTVHEKYKELATSHIIGGSEETTTGVHRLRSREAAGQLLYPVYAVNDAETKWDFDNVYGTGQSTLDGIIRATSVLLAGKNFVVAGHGHCGSGVAKRAKGMGSNTIITEVKATAALKGTLEGHEVMTMDEAAKVGDIFCTATGVKDVIRKWHFESMKDGAIICNTGHYDAEINIPELEEVSVSKRTIRPNCEEYTLKNGKKIFLLAQGRLINLAAAEGHPSEVMDMSFANQFMAHVSLIERHKAGEKMPIAVMEIPVEQDEFVAHTKLTMSNLKIDTLTPEQLAYINDYNAGT
- a CDS encoding RNA polymerase sigma factor, with protein sequence MKNFNKYSDNDLIQITANSGEPEKSAAFSELYNRYANNIYLYCRKIFGDGTFAEDIFQDTFLQLLKCIENKIYIGNVQGYLLKTARNLSLNFRRNQRAEMVEFDDFRANIDDNSYELKELSEMIDSALELLPEEHKEAFILQSYQGLSYSEIATLTDVPLSTVRNRIVRAKAKLREILAPMIKEEKL
- a CDS encoding T9SS type A sorting domain-containing protein; translated protein: MKKFTLYLVAFFAISSPLLAQKFNHPELQSDTLRTFESKKNTVSNIQFGATNYGISNCYFNFPELRGVIWPRNSDITYSFGSGLWIGASKYHPDSNKTRNMVLITYNPNSGKSWAVPGRIEDGNEVKYDLKKKYRTFLSTEYNTYTGEPFDSDYEYNWSHWISNGEKKYSHGVFLNEYEHENSKRNRDNYLNGPLIVSDEDIVTTFKDTDLNFYEGGSANRLAQGYPLSLQMESSIYSWSDDLMKDVIIQRYVIENKSNDTLKDCWIGNYNGVGIGLISKFDNKEWGTKDRLIYYEEDKTLNLFVAWSENSEVINGKGFGYFGVSLLETPAVDSDGFLRNDKLIYQMDEQIGLKSLYNWHIKNDPRYDEQRYDILTSNQIYKSDDYLDGGRVMTSTGPFHFRPGEKAYFTVLIAFALPAKGGEADGTKEDIAGIGGKINKGDNPIKQSNELSLIDKIKFARDKYYNGLVTKILESEVRRNSELSVYPNPATDFITIQLSKKGLQPFAATGKVQIFDALGLEVISTPSAALTPTGEGNLRIDVSHLPAGVYFIRVGNKVGKFVKK
- a CDS encoding RNA polymerase sigma factor; protein product: MNLFCVFKSKNPLDAEEIFEDTWLKFLDRIRQGKIPESVLSYLFAIARNLAIDRYRAEISKKTITIEYRDYLNFEDDYSQLSTENLVDADELKEVIMGVLSNMDDIYSEVFIMQWFGGLTQREISETLNIGLSAVKMRSHRAMKEVIKYVKPIYKNYDE
- a CDS encoding T9SS type A sorting domain-containing protein, giving the protein MKTKILLLCLFVMIYSESSSQLIKWDTLTTDFDYFNRQHFHTINETREYIYSFNLGSIVNNLLVISEYDIYKKDFSEQISFKLDQMYNPNEYRPNDCIMTENNIIYVVADSGYIFQKNIFNKEWTSRKIIEESALIYNIAFKDSLFGIISNYPDYENLIPELHYTEDGGNNWSKFENQIENEKPFLITSFRFFQDTMIVITYEPETKNRKIYFSFNSGYNWDYINEFPKFSSLERHNSIYFKNGKLWVASIRSEEFVFSDNFGLTWTKVNEVNSNEGIRGIRNITFKDNLNEGFALNPYGVYYTTDGLNWEFDRNHEDKQLEKLNLTQFNYKDEIYLIQDSAALKYDGLITSIKQNDVSKIGGMSVHPNPATDFITIQLSNKELQPFAAEEKVQIFDALGLEVISTPSAALTPTGEGNLRIDVSHLPAGVYFIRIGEQVSMFVKH